In Aureibaculum algae, the following are encoded in one genomic region:
- a CDS encoding sensor histidine kinase gives MIKNIFLLVLVSASFLMQAQEPVSVHLSEKDGLPDKEFYSILEDENGFIWLGADKGLYRYDGKTFKNYNSEKQLGLSVFNIQQAPSGLIWCNNISGQFFYVENNKLNLFIDLGKQLNGQLADFIIKNEYLYILTLKKIYKVNLKTKSIEYNQPLTQRYGSIFKIDDRIYYENLNSIVPIVTEKKNKVTNLMSSRKESDTINNYNKNTKIFKVSANLVFRKDNFNSNRFYSINKSKNTLNLIHQFQVLSKERIYNTFENNKEIWFATSTGVWVFELKRNHFFLIKRFLKDRNVTNILKDKDDNYWFTTLNNGIYVIPNITIETCIITEPNKNISSLDIVNDSTLVFGNTNGNIGFYNTNTYVEKIIKLPSKDRVSKLKYLSNSNTVFISKDLSAYSLHINSLKLTKIEGARTAKSLTLLNNDNLLFTSYNSAIVLEKSNFKNEKKYISGEKRTYASFYNKINQTAYIAFVDNLVSYDNNWNSKKILFNNQPIYGKSITETANGTLWIATFKNGVLGIKNDTVIQHYTTKNGLTSNNVLMVKADQNKLWIALGNSIQVLDVDSKQLKTLTKSDGILSYDVSGIEIVREKVYFSSSQGLFSIHKDQSFKTQNADVYFNKVEINEKDTIITSKYSLKYHQNAINIGFNVNGFLYNQKRKYKYRLKGFNNAWLITDIGVNSVKYNSLPTGKYTFQVQPILDNTLGNNKIKSLIFTIRKPFWKTWWFLVALSILILGSTILYYRKKIKIKEHERVTQLEKISLEKELINLNLTALRSQMNPHFIFNSLNSIQDLVLKEDTNASYDYIVLFSKLIRNTLTYSNQDFIPLEKELDFLNIYLQLEKLRFGESFSYNIHFEGNENLEVPSLLIQPFIENALVHGLLHKVGEKKLSVIFNFTNSILQCTITDNGIGRKKAEEIANRQGNLHESFALQAIEKRLEIFKKQFNQNIGFTIKDSYTNETVKGTTVVLTMPFKKQF, from the coding sequence TTGATTAAAAATATATTTTTACTAGTTCTGGTTTCCGCTTCATTTCTAATGCAGGCTCAAGAACCAGTATCTGTACATTTATCAGAAAAAGATGGTTTACCTGATAAAGAATTCTATAGTATTCTCGAAGATGAAAATGGTTTTATTTGGCTAGGTGCTGATAAGGGGTTGTATAGATATGATGGTAAAACCTTTAAAAACTACAATAGTGAAAAACAACTTGGGTTATCTGTTTTTAATATTCAACAAGCCCCTTCTGGTCTTATTTGGTGTAATAATATCTCTGGACAATTTTTCTATGTTGAAAACAATAAATTAAACCTATTTATAGATTTAGGTAAACAGTTAAATGGTCAATTAGCAGATTTTATAATAAAAAACGAATATTTATATATACTTACGTTAAAGAAAATTTATAAAGTAAATTTAAAGACCAAAAGTATAGAATACAACCAACCGTTAACACAAAGATATGGATCAATATTTAAAATTGATGATCGTATTTATTATGAAAACTTAAATTCAATAGTTCCGATAGTTACTGAGAAAAAAAATAAAGTAACAAATCTAATGTCTTCCCGTAAAGAATCTGATACTATAAACAATTATAACAAAAACACTAAAATTTTTAAAGTAAGTGCTAACCTTGTTTTTAGAAAAGATAATTTTAATTCAAATCGTTTTTATTCAATAAATAAATCTAAAAACACTTTAAATTTAATACATCAATTCCAAGTTTTATCTAAAGAAAGAATATATAATACTTTTGAAAACAATAAGGAGATTTGGTTTGCCACAAGTACTGGTGTCTGGGTTTTTGAATTAAAAAGAAATCATTTTTTTCTAATCAAAAGATTTTTAAAAGATCGAAATGTTACTAATATTTTAAAAGATAAAGATGATAATTATTGGTTTACTACATTAAATAATGGCATTTATGTAATTCCAAATATTACTATAGAAACATGTATTATTACAGAACCAAATAAAAATATTAGCAGCTTAGATATTGTCAATGATAGTACGCTTGTATTTGGAAACACAAATGGGAATATAGGGTTTTATAATACAAATACGTATGTTGAAAAGATTATAAAGTTACCCTCAAAAGACAGAGTATCTAAACTTAAATACCTCTCAAACAGTAACACTGTTTTTATCAGCAAAGATCTAAGTGCTTATTCTTTACATATTAATTCATTAAAATTAACTAAAATTGAAGGGGCAAGAACAGCAAAAAGTTTAACCTTACTGAACAATGATAATTTACTCTTCACGAGTTATAACTCAGCGATTGTACTTGAAAAAAGTAATTTTAAAAATGAGAAAAAATATATTTCTGGAGAAAAAAGAACCTATGCTTCATTTTATAATAAAATAAATCAAACCGCATATATCGCTTTTGTTGATAACCTAGTCTCTTATGACAATAATTGGAATTCTAAAAAAATTCTTTTTAATAACCAGCCCATTTACGGTAAATCTATAACAGAAACAGCTAATGGCACATTATGGATAGCAACATTTAAAAATGGCGTATTAGGCATTAAAAACGATACAGTTATACAGCATTACACAACCAAAAACGGACTAACATCCAATAATGTACTTATGGTTAAGGCAGACCAGAATAAATTATGGATTGCCTTGGGAAATAGTATTCAAGTATTGGATGTTGATTCAAAACAGTTAAAAACATTAACTAAAAGCGATGGTATTTTATCTTATGACGTTTCTGGTATTGAAATAGTACGTGAAAAAGTATATTTTTCATCATCACAAGGGTTATTTTCAATACACAAAGACCAATCATTTAAAACCCAAAATGCTGATGTATATTTTAATAAAGTAGAGATAAACGAAAAAGACACAATAATAACCTCAAAATACAGCCTTAAATATCATCAAAATGCTATAAATATTGGTTTTAATGTTAATGGTTTTTTATACAATCAAAAAAGAAAATATAAATACCGATTAAAAGGCTTTAACAATGCATGGTTAATTACAGATATTGGAGTGAATTCAGTTAAATACAATAGTTTACCTACTGGTAAATATACCTTTCAAGTACAACCTATTTTAGATAATACGTTAGGTAATAACAAGATAAAATCTTTAATCTTCACTATAAGAAAGCCTTTTTGGAAAACATGGTGGTTTCTTGTTGCTTTGTCTATACTGATTTTAGGAAGCACTATTTTGTATTATAGAAAGAAAATAAAAATTAAAGAACACGAACGCGTTACGCAATTAGAAAAAATATCTTTAGAAAAAGAATTGATCAATTTGAATTTAACGGCACTTCGTTCACAAATGAATCCACATTTTATATTTAATTCCTTAAACTCAATACAAGATTTAGTCCTTAAAGAAGATACCAATGCGTCATACGATTATATTGTCTTATTTTCGAAACTGATACGAAACACATTAACATACTCTAATCAAGATTTTATTCCATTAGAAAAGGAATTAGATTTTTTAAATATTTATTTACAATTAGAAAAACTTCGTTTTGGAGAATCATTTAGCTACAATATTCACTTTGAAGGGAATGAGAACTTAGAAGTCCCTTCTTTACTGATCCAGCCCTTTATAGAGAATGCCTTAGTCCACGGTTTGTTGCATAAAGTAGGTGAAAAGAAACTAAGTGTTATTTTTAATTTTACAAATAGTATTTTACAATGTACTATTACCGATAACGGGATTGGTAGAAAAAAAGCTGAAGAAATTGCCAATCGTCAAGGCAATCTTCACGAATCATTTGCTTTACAAGCTATTGAAAAACGTTTAGAAATCTTTAAAAAACAATTCAATCAAAATATTGGCTTTACCATTAAAGATAGTTATACCAATGAGACTGTAAAAGGGACAACAGTTGTTTTAACGATGCCCTTTAAAAAACAATTTTAA
- a CDS encoding cadherin repeat domain-containing protein — translation MKKLKLGVLFSVLSLTIMSCSSDDPDSLTTANITKSIDENAADGTIVATVSGTSNAGNVSFSILNQTPAGAMTINAATGELTVADATIFDFETNPEITAEVQVSTENLIENSSVIINLNDIDDIEFLLSTSKNTYKNASDGNWVAITVAEYNNLEDKLNEVSRAGASEAEFNSTTASQEGGSSSFTVSKNNSGQLISKSVSPSKTATTTIPNGGYLIAFKYEVNPYGGAITDAKVKQSSTSNYSGFANIGGSLPSHTSTDADTFYFVLKGNTTATTAVGHMAFYKSSSNSTLFKRISGTSYYYSGSDSNILGSGAFDGGGTGIVWLQQGLCTTQKQW, via the coding sequence ATGAAAAAATTAAAATTAGGAGTATTGTTTAGCGTATTAAGTTTAACAATAATGAGTTGTAGTAGTGATGATCCAGATTCACTTACTACTGCTAATATTACCAAAAGTATTGATGAGAATGCCGCCGATGGTACTATTGTAGCTACGGTCTCTGGCACATCAAATGCTGGTAACGTTTCCTTTAGTATTTTAAACCAAACACCCGCTGGAGCAATGACTATAAATGCAGCTACGGGTGAGTTGACAGTTGCAGATGCAACTATTTTCGATTTTGAAACAAATCCAGAAATAACAGCGGAAGTGCAAGTGTCCACTGAAAATCTTATTGAAAATTCAAGTGTAATTATAAATTTAAATGATATTGATGATATCGAATTTTTATTATCTACTTCTAAAAATACTTATAAAAATGCCTCTGATGGAAATTGGGTAGCTATAACAGTAGCAGAATACAATAATTTAGAAGATAAACTAAATGAAGTTAGTAGAGCAGGTGCAAGTGAGGCCGAATTTAACAGTACCACTGCTTCTCAAGAAGGAGGTTCCTCTTCTTTTACCGTTTCAAAAAATAATTCTGGACAACTCATCTCTAAATCCGTATCTCCTTCAAAAACAGCAACGACAACTATTCCTAATGGAGGGTATTTGATTGCTTTTAAATATGAAGTAAATCCATATGGCGGAGCAATAACTGATGCTAAAGTAAAACAATCTAGCACTTCAAATTACAGTGGTTTTGCTAATATAGGTGGTAGTTTACCATCACACACGAGTACTGACGCAGATACATTCTACTTTGTTTTGAAAGGAAACACTACTGCAACAACTGCAGTAGGCCATATGGCATTTTATAAATCATCATCAAATTCAACACTTTTTAAGCGAATTTCAGGGACTTCTTATTACTATTCAGGTTCTGATTCGAACATATTAGGTTCAGGAGCTTTTGATGGTGGCGGAACAGGTATTGTTTGGTTGCAACAAGGTTTGTGTACCACACAAAAGCAATGGTAA
- a CDS encoding EamA family transporter has product MWMYLGLLAALFLGLHNLCKKHAVQGNEVFPVLLGTITSGFLILLPFFIGSVYFPEGTKELGFYITRIPWETHGFIFIKSMIMAASWILAYQALKHLPLTIVTPIRSAGPFFTFIGAILIYNETPKFLQWIGFFLIIFSVMLYSKIGKQEGIHFKRNKWIYAIIAATFLGAASGLYDKFLIQSLTLNPQTLQFWFCWYTILILLVILSITWFPYKEKRKAFKWRWTIVAVGVLLQAADYFYFKALQDPEALIMLLSAIKRSQLIIAVVIGGLVFKEQNKRKKLVPLTGILVGIFLILYS; this is encoded by the coding sequence ATGTGGATGTATTTGGGCTTATTGGCCGCACTTTTTTTAGGTTTACATAATTTATGTAAGAAACATGCGGTACAAGGAAACGAAGTTTTCCCTGTGTTATTGGGGACCATTACTTCTGGTTTTCTAATTCTTCTCCCCTTTTTTATCGGTTCGGTTTATTTTCCAGAAGGCACGAAAGAATTGGGTTTTTATATTACACGTATTCCATGGGAAACTCATGGTTTTATTTTTATTAAGTCGATGATAATGGCAGCTTCATGGATTTTAGCATATCAAGCTTTAAAACATTTGCCATTAACTATAGTAACCCCAATACGTTCAGCAGGACCCTTTTTCACCTTTATAGGTGCAATTTTAATTTATAATGAGACGCCTAAGTTTTTACAATGGATTGGTTTTTTTCTTATTATTTTTTCTGTAATGCTCTATTCTAAAATAGGAAAGCAAGAAGGAATCCATTTTAAGCGTAATAAATGGATTTATGCCATTATTGCCGCTACTTTTTTAGGGGCAGCGAGTGGTTTATACGATAAGTTTTTAATTCAGAGTTTAACTTTGAATCCGCAAACTCTACAATTTTGGTTTTGTTGGTATACCATTTTAATTTTATTAGTCATTTTATCGATAACCTGGTTTCCCTATAAGGAAAAACGTAAGGCATTTAAATGGCGTTGGACTATTGTAGCCGTGGGTGTTTTGTTACAAGCAGCTGATTATTTTTATTTTAAAGCGTTACAAGATCCTGAAGCTTTAATTATGTTGCTGTCGGCTATAAAACGGAGTCAATTGATTATCGCTGTGGTAATTGGTGGCCTTGTGTTTAAAGAACAAAATAAACGCAAAAAACTGGTGCCATTAACAGGAATTTTAGTGGGGATCTTTTTGATATTATATTCTTAG
- the thiE gene encoding thiamine phosphate synthase: protein MIIPKLHYISQGITPAAHLEHIQKACTSGSELVQLRLKNISEKKYLKFAEEAREITAHFQTRLIINDNYKIAKAVKADGVHLGKTDASATEARKHLYTWQLIGGTANTVQDCEALLAKEVDYISLGPFRFTTTKENLPSVLGLDGYTTLLKALKTETPIIGVGGITTADVTDILATGISGIAVSEAITKDFNTIRTFNQLLNASVTAEQPYKFE from the coding sequence ATGATTATACCTAAACTTCATTATATTTCTCAAGGCATTACTCCAGCAGCCCATTTAGAGCATATCCAAAAAGCATGTACATCAGGTTCTGAATTGGTGCAATTACGGTTAAAGAATATTTCAGAAAAAAAGTATCTGAAATTTGCTGAAGAGGCTAGAGAAATTACAGCTCATTTTCAAACGCGATTAATTATTAATGATAATTATAAAATAGCAAAAGCGGTAAAAGCTGATGGTGTACATTTGGGAAAAACAGACGCCAGTGCTACGGAAGCTAGAAAGCACTTATATACTTGGCAGCTTATTGGTGGTACGGCAAATACAGTGCAAGATTGTGAAGCATTACTTGCTAAAGAAGTTGATTATATTAGTTTAGGTCCTTTTCGTTTTACCACAACTAAAGAAAACCTACCTTCTGTTTTAGGGCTAGATGGATATACTACACTACTTAAAGCATTAAAAACAGAAACTCCCATAATTGGTGTTGGTGGAATTACCACAGCAGATGTTACAGATATTTTAGCGACAGGAATTTCAGGAATTGCAGTATCTGAAGCTATAACGAAGGATTTTAATACCATTAGAACCTTTAATCAATTGCTAAATGCTTCCGTAACTGCAGAACAGCCTTATAAATTTGAATAA
- a CDS encoding DEAD/DEAH box helicase, producing MPFKKLHSDIQEKLEIQKISTPTPFQSKSIPVIKSGANLYALAPIDSGKTTTLILTTLQKLNFEPKGDSPRAMVLVENKEIALAMYDAFLKFTKNSGLRVYVGYDQLHIDVQKSEIYEGVDILISTPRTLKKLFLLNGVNTSQLQLFSLDNADFLSKSSSYDAFLTVTQSITKCQYVFYSEKTHSVLKRFKSSFMEHSKTISI from the coding sequence ATGCCTTTTAAAAAATTACATTCCGACATTCAAGAGAAGTTAGAAATTCAAAAAATTAGTACTCCTACTCCATTTCAAAGCAAGAGTATTCCTGTTATAAAAAGTGGTGCAAATCTTTATGCATTGGCTCCAATAGATAGTGGAAAAACAACCACTCTGATTCTTACCACCTTGCAAAAGTTAAATTTTGAACCCAAAGGAGATTCACCTAGAGCCATGGTTTTGGTTGAAAATAAGGAAATAGCCTTAGCCATGTATGATGCTTTTTTAAAATTCACAAAAAACAGTGGACTACGTGTTTATGTGGGATACGATCAGCTTCATATTGATGTGCAAAAGTCAGAAATTTATGAAGGTGTAGATATTCTTATTTCTACGCCAAGAACATTAAAAAAGTTATTTTTATTAAATGGGGTAAACACCTCACAATTACAACTCTTTAGCTTAGATAATGCTGATTTTTTATCTAAAAGTTCGTCGTATGATGCCTTTTTGACAGTGACTCAGAGTATTACTAAATGCCAGTATGTGTTTTACTCAGAAAAAACACATTCCGTTTTAAAACGTTTTAAGTCTAGTTTTATGGAACACTCAAAAACAATTTCTATTTAG
- a CDS encoding acyl-CoA dehydrogenase family protein has protein sequence MKRIHQKSGTMLQNVLLEREIYASEEHKMMQAMIQDFIKNEIIDHLDDWEKKGMVPRELWERAGALGLLCMDMPENYGGSGLDFSFNALFIEEMAKEGITGPGFSLHSDIVAPYLLKYGTEAQKQKYLPLMATGKFITSIGMTEPNCGSDLKAIKTTAVKKGDHYMVNGQKTFITNGFMCDMSIVAVKTNSGTEKEGVSLLIMESSYEGFEKGIPFKKIGMKAQDTCELFFDNVKVPKENLLGEEGLGFKIMMTELARERLTVALNAIGGAEGAIEKTIAYTSTRTAFKQPIAGFQNTQFKLAECTSQLQIHQTFLDRCTLLLAAHQLTSESASIAKYSATEMHGNVVDECLQLFGGYGYIWDYPIARMYADNRVARIYAGTNEIMKILIARGLFKELFQELKKAKKKPF, from the coding sequence ATGAAAAGAATTCATCAAAAATCAGGAACTATGTTACAAAATGTTTTATTAGAACGTGAAATATACGCATCAGAAGAGCATAAAATGATGCAAGCCATGATTCAAGATTTCATTAAAAATGAAATTATTGACCATCTCGATGATTGGGAGAAAAAAGGAATGGTTCCAAGAGAACTTTGGGAACGTGCCGGTGCATTGGGTTTACTGTGTATGGATATGCCTGAAAACTATGGTGGAAGTGGACTGGATTTTAGCTTTAACGCCCTGTTTATTGAAGAAATGGCGAAAGAAGGCATCACAGGACCCGGTTTTTCATTGCATTCAGATATTGTTGCTCCCTATCTTTTAAAATATGGTACTGAGGCTCAAAAGCAAAAATACCTGCCACTTATGGCAACAGGCAAATTCATAACATCTATTGGCATGACGGAACCTAACTGTGGTAGCGATCTTAAAGCCATCAAAACAACGGCGGTAAAGAAAGGCGATCATTATATGGTAAATGGACAAAAAACATTTATAACCAATGGTTTTATGTGCGATATGTCTATTGTCGCTGTAAAAACGAATTCGGGTACAGAAAAAGAGGGTGTGTCGTTGTTAATTATGGAAAGTAGTTATGAAGGTTTTGAAAAAGGAATTCCTTTCAAGAAAATAGGAATGAAAGCCCAAGATACTTGTGAATTATTTTTTGATAATGTAAAAGTGCCTAAAGAAAATTTATTAGGAGAAGAAGGATTGGGATTTAAAATTATGATGACCGAATTGGCTAGAGAACGTTTAACTGTAGCACTTAATGCTATTGGTGGGGCAGAAGGAGCTATAGAAAAAACAATTGCCTATACATCTACAAGAACCGCTTTTAAACAACCCATTGCTGGATTTCAAAATACACAATTTAAACTTGCAGAATGCACTTCACAATTACAAATACATCAAACTTTTTTAGATCGCTGTACGCTATTATTAGCAGCCCATCAACTGACGTCAGAAAGTGCCTCCATCGCAAAGTATTCAGCAACAGAAATGCATGGTAACGTAGTAGATGAATGCCTGCAATTGTTTGGTGGTTATGGATATATATGGGATTACCCAATTGCTCGAATGTATGCCGATAATAGAGTCGCAAGAATTTACGCAGGCACCAATGAAATCATGAAAATATTGATTGCTCGTGGCTTATTTAAAGAATTGTTCCAAGAGCTAAAAAAAGCCAAGAAAAAGCCTTTTTAG
- a CDS encoding FAD-dependent oxidoreductase yields the protein MRKITYVFVLFLTLLLTFPNAIISQNKASDSTADIIIYGGTSAAIIAAVEAKKSGKSVIVVSPDIHLGGLTSGGLGWTDTGDKSVIGGLSRDFYHRVYLYYNTKEAWNWQPKEAYGNKGQGTRAMDGESRTMWIFEPHVAELIFEDFVKEYGIQVERDEWLNRQNGVKVENGKIISITTLSGKTYSGKVFLDATYEGDLMAAAGVSYHVGREAGSVYNEEWNGVQTGVLHHKHWFLSDISPYVVPGDSTSGVLPRISTVSPGNKHDGDDKIQAYCFRTCMTNHEANRVPFPKPENYDPLQYELLARSLATGRDDFFEKFDGIPNYKTDTNNHGPLSSDNIGMNYDYPEASYDRRKEIIKEHEDYQQGFYWFVANDPRVPKDIQMEMQKWGLAKDEFTDNGNWPHQIYVREARRMIGQFIMTENELLKKRPTPNPVGMGSYTMDSHNTQRYIKADGFVQNEGDIGVNTKGPYAISYGALVPKKEECTNLLVPVCVSSSHIAFGSMRMEPVFMILGQSSAVAAVLAIDNNVTVQDVDYEMLKNALEEKGQVLKK from the coding sequence ATGAGAAAAATCACCTACGTTTTCGTCTTGTTCCTAACCTTATTATTAACGTTTCCAAATGCAATAATTAGCCAAAATAAAGCTTCTGATTCGACTGCAGATATCATTATTTATGGAGGTACTTCTGCAGCCATTATTGCAGCGGTAGAAGCTAAAAAATCTGGTAAATCTGTTATTGTAGTTTCGCCTGATATCCATTTAGGTGGGTTAACTTCTGGTGGTCTAGGATGGACTGATACCGGTGATAAAAGTGTTATTGGAGGGTTGTCGAGAGATTTTTATCATAGGGTTTATTTGTATTACAACACCAAAGAAGCATGGAATTGGCAACCAAAAGAGGCGTATGGTAATAAAGGCCAAGGTACAAGAGCCATGGATGGTGAAAGTCGCACCATGTGGATATTTGAACCACATGTGGCTGAGCTTATTTTTGAAGATTTTGTTAAAGAATATGGTATTCAAGTAGAGAGAGATGAATGGCTTAATCGTCAAAATGGAGTTAAAGTTGAAAATGGGAAAATTATATCAATAACCACCTTGAGTGGTAAAACATATTCTGGAAAGGTATTCTTAGATGCTACGTATGAGGGTGATTTAATGGCAGCCGCAGGTGTAAGTTATCATGTAGGTAGAGAAGCTGGAAGTGTATATAATGAAGAATGGAATGGTGTTCAAACAGGTGTTTTACATCATAAACATTGGTTTTTATCTGATATTTCACCTTATGTAGTTCCTGGTGATTCCACAAGTGGTGTATTGCCAAGAATTTCTACAGTATCTCCTGGAAATAAACATGATGGTGATGATAAAATTCAGGCTTATTGTTTTAGAACATGCATGACGAATCATGAAGCCAACAGGGTACCGTTTCCAAAGCCTGAAAACTATGACCCGCTGCAATATGAATTATTAGCAAGATCATTGGCAACGGGACGCGATGATTTTTTTGAAAAATTTGATGGCATTCCCAATTACAAAACAGATACCAATAACCATGGTCCTTTGAGTAGTGACAATATTGGAATGAATTATGATTATCCAGAAGCCTCGTACGACCGCAGAAAAGAGATTATAAAGGAACATGAAGATTATCAACAAGGCTTTTATTGGTTTGTAGCCAATGACCCAAGGGTACCTAAGGATATTCAAATGGAAATGCAAAAATGGGGTTTAGCAAAAGACGAATTTACAGATAATGGCAACTGGCCACACCAAATATATGTTAGGGAAGCACGGAGAATGATAGGGCAATTTATAATGACGGAAAACGAATTGTTAAAAAAACGACCCACTCCAAATCCAGTAGGAATGGGATCTTATACTATGGATTCTCATAATACGCAACGGTATATAAAAGCCGATGGTTTTGTTCAAAATGAAGGTGATATTGGTGTGAACACCAAAGGCCCTTATGCCATTTCATACGGTGCGTTAGTACCAAAAAAGGAGGAGTGTACAAATTTATTGGTCCCAGTTTGTGTATCGTCAAGTCATATTGCCTTTGGGTCTATGCGAATGGAACCTGTTTTTATGATTTTAGGTCAATCTTCAGCGGTAGCAGCAGTATTGGCTATTGACAACAATGTGACCGTGCAAGATGTGGACTATGAAATGCTTAAAAATGCTTTAGAGGAAAAAGGACAAGTTTTAAAAAAATAG
- a CDS encoding acyl-CoA desaturase produces the protein MTIIIFVLVLWYGSLFFQSFFLHRYAAHQVFTMSKTMERITFVLTWIFQGSSYLSAYGYGIMHRIHHAYTDTEKDPHSPSYDANLFAMMWKTKTIYQDINKERITIEERFTKNVPQWKGFDNFASSRFSRVLWLVLYTLFFVFFTTALWQWLLLPVAFLMAPIHGVIINWFGHIYGYVNFKMKNTSKNLFRFDFLMMGEGYHNNHHKYASRANFGVKWYEVDLTYLIIKLLNFLGIIKLKSIKIKS, from the coding sequence ATGACGATAATTATCTTCGTTCTAGTGCTCTGGTATGGAAGTCTGTTTTTTCAGTCTTTCTTTTTACATCGCTATGCCGCTCATCAAGTTTTTACCATGTCTAAAACCATGGAACGTATTACATTTGTGTTAACTTGGATTTTTCAAGGTTCTAGTTATTTAAGTGCATATGGTTATGGCATCATGCATCGTATTCATCATGCTTATACCGATACAGAAAAAGATCCGCACTCGCCCTCTTATGATGCCAATTTATTTGCGATGATGTGGAAAACAAAAACCATTTACCAAGATATTAATAAAGAACGCATCACTATTGAAGAGCGTTTTACCAAAAACGTTCCGCAATGGAAAGGGTTTGATAATTTCGCTAGCTCACGCTTTTCTAGAGTATTGTGGTTGGTACTTTATACCTTGTTTTTCGTTTTCTTTACCACAGCTTTATGGCAATGGTTATTGTTGCCTGTCGCATTTTTAATGGCACCTATTCATGGGGTTATTATTAATTGGTTCGGTCATATTTATGGTTATGTGAATTTTAAAATGAAAAATACGAGTAAGAATCTCTTTCGTTTTGATTTTTTAATGATGGGTGAAGGCTACCATAATAACCATCATAAATATGCAAGTAGAGCCAATTTTGGTGTAAAATGGTATGAGGTAGATCTCACCTATTTGATTATAAAACTATTGAATTTTTTAGGTATAATTAAGTTGAAGTCAATTAAGATAAAGTCTTAA
- a CDS encoding Crp/Fnr family transcriptional regulator translates to MEQIKAHLDQIATLSKFDWEFFMSKLHRRVIPKKTVFLKLNEIENHISFIESGVVRLYIPKENPEKEITFGFSFENQFISAYDSFLTQKPSAYELQALTETTLVSISYNDLQDVYKTTQIGNLIGRLTAERLFLIKSKREQNLLNLSAEERYMKLFKDRPELLKEVPLKYVSSYIGVTAQALSRIRKRL, encoded by the coding sequence TTGGAACAAATAAAAGCTCACTTAGATCAAATTGCTACCCTCTCTAAATTTGATTGGGAGTTTTTTATGTCAAAACTACATCGAAGGGTTATCCCAAAGAAAACAGTGTTTTTAAAACTCAATGAAATAGAAAATCATATCTCTTTTATTGAATCTGGTGTGGTACGCTTATATATTCCAAAAGAAAATCCAGAAAAAGAAATCACTTTCGGCTTTAGTTTTGAAAATCAGTTTATTAGTGCTTATGATTCGTTTTTGACACAGAAACCTTCGGCTTATGAACTTCAGGCACTTACAGAAACTACACTTGTGAGTATTAGTTATAATGATTTACAAGACGTTTATAAAACAACACAAATAGGAAATCTGATAGGTAGATTGACTGCTGAACGTCTCTTTTTAATAAAATCTAAACGCGAACAGAACTTATTGAATTTATCGGCAGAAGAACGCTATATGAAATTGTTTAAGGACCGTCCAGAACTTTTAAAGGAAGTGCCTTTAAAATATGTCAGTTCTTATATTGGGGTTACAGCACAGGCCTTGAGTAGGATTAGAAAACGTTTATAA
- a CDS encoding sugar phosphate isomerase/epimerase family protein, which produces MGSQYDIRHAVIEGGECWELGLRRIKPLINSIVIKDVKWGVVDGKWEPINVPLGEGMVDFNRYFSLLKKYKINVPVSLHVEYDLGGAEQGRDKITMPQKEVFSKIKKDLEYLQEAWDKAE; this is translated from the coding sequence ATGGGAAGCCAATACGATATCAGGCATGCTGTTATTGAAGGTGGTGAGTGTTGGGAGCTGGGATTACGTCGGATAAAACCGTTAATTAATTCTATTGTAATTAAAGATGTAAAGTGGGGCGTTGTAGATGGTAAATGGGAGCCCATAAATGTGCCTTTAGGGGAAGGTATGGTTGATTTTAATCGTTATTTTTCATTACTTAAAAAATATAAAATCAATGTACCTGTTTCATTACATGTTGAGTATGATTTGGGTGGTGCTGAACAAGGACGTGATAAAATTACGATGCCCCAAAAAGAGGTTTTTAGTAAGATAAAAAAGGACTTGGAGTATTTACAAGAAGCTTGGGATAAGGCGGAATAG